TCACAGATATTTGTACTTGAAACTTCTTAACCCTTACCCCTATCaagaaaataatgtcatttttgaaTTCCTTGGAGCAAAAGCTtcaaaaatatgtatacttttaatagGGTGAGATGTTTAGTTCTTGTGAAGCaaacgtttgaaaaaaaaaaggcgtAAATTTCTTGAATTTTGTCGGTGTCACGCAAAAGGTTCCCAACTTAAGACACACGGCCTTATGTGTACAATATGGCGCAATTGAAAGAGCATAAATTTTATGTTGACCTCTTTCATCTTGCCATGGTAGCACTTGTACTATTTTTATAGTGTGAAAGTTCATaagcatttttcaatttgttttttcaTGTCCATGTTTGCGTGGAATTGCCCAGAAGCTACTAGAGCCCAAAGTCTCAACCAGACGTTCTTCCACACCACCACTGTCTCAAAACTACACATCACCACTGTCTCTACACTAAAATGAAGTGAGTTTGTAAATGTTTGTAGGTATAGCTTGTATGTGTAACAGCATAAGAGTGACATAGAACCATCCTgatgtatattatttatttataaatgaaCAGCACCGCTCATTATGACAATGATGATGTGTGCTCAGATGCTATTGGCCAGACCTGATATGTTTGTATATAAACTTGGCCTTTCTGGAAATGCATCATGGTCATTTTCTAATTATTTATTATCAGGGtgccattttgtgtgtatttcatgaaaatttcaGATGACGATAcccaaatttacattttttacaatttatTACTGGTTTTTCTGGGAATGGGAAAGGTTTATTTTGACAAGTTATGCTGGATGGACAGTGTTGTATTTCAATGTCCatgattgttttcttttttccatGCAGTTGTGAACAAATTTGCTTTTGCTACAATGATTTAGAGTCAGGCATTTAGAACATTCTCAAAGCCCATGTGCACATTGCCCGTTTTTTGCGTGGTATtcctggattgagtaaatttcatttttctttcagCTGTTTTTATCTCAAATGCATCACACAAAAATCTCATAGCCTGAGtcataaatctcaataaaattcttcatcttgaccacagtaaTTAATGCCTTCTTGAGAGATAGAAGGTGGTATTTTCTTGTCAAAAAGATCACCCTacagttttaaaaacaaaaaataaacaaaaactgcATTCCGCATTACATTTTTAACTTTGGAACCTGGGCTTTGAGacaacaaactattaaattaaggcATCCTTACAAAGAGGAACTTCTGCAACAATTTGACCCCAATAACATGCCTCTGctaccaggcatgagaattttcaggcttttgcatGAATTCAGGcgattttgttgtccaaatttatgcatttttatttattattctcTTGCCTGTGCTACACATTCCTACAAGGTTTGATCAGATTACAATTGCAACGCCATATGTTTACTAATCGGATCATAATACAAAAATTCAGACTCCAGGATATGCTACACTCACACTTTTTGTACACGAATGAGGAGAATTTTAGGGTATTCTTTATGACAGCACGCAAACACATAAAAACAGTTACGATATCAAATACACATTGTCTTGAATAATGTTTTGCTACTTGTTTTTCAGGTACTACTGTGACTACTGTGACACATACCTAACACATGATTCCGTAAGTACAAGACAACTTTCATGAAAAAAGTTACTGCAAGAGTGTTAAGGGAACaaacaaaagtttgatgatgGCCCATAAATGAAAGTCCCTTCATTAGCgatggggtcaaaaacaaaaagtctgattacgtttgtaaaaagctAGTCAAAATATCGGTCAAATTTTACCTTTCGGGttgtaattttcaacattttactactttatgtagtgcacattagtatctattggttactggttcaagcctaggctcatacacctattccgaattatgatatgcaaTAGGCATTGGGTTGTAATCATTTCAGTGGTTATAACAAAGACAGTGTgtgccagttgacctagcaagcAGTCAAGTTAGGGCTCAtcgaaataccctaccacgttttcacacagaaagaaggcaggattcccctcgctaagcgctcgccttaggaaagctcggtcaggaaagcgcgctcctaatttaagtggctaattgcagtgttataatcacacaggattttaacaaaagaaggctagcacaggaaagctgcaggatggcgcacaccttcctgtgtaagggagtTTCAAAAAGAGCCCTTAGCTTAATCGATAAGgctttcgactatggtgcgagaggttgggggttcgaaccctggcggtgtcaAGTAcgatcttgtggaaaaattgagttggcttgaaattcccttggacaaggaacttactgctaattgtctcgtcgtaacctgtacgaaactctgggagctgattctggttgcgaaggttatttgtggaatgtctagggtgtgcggtcttgtagcagcaaagtccctgaattgttgttaaatggtttatagaatgatgtggggctgtagtggtcagcgacaacctgtaaagtgtgctgaggcttgtggatcaacgtctaggcgttgtgcctgtgcgtagcgcactataaatcgctGTGCCTTTTTTTTTAAGGTGCACTATATGCTAGTGAATAATATTAAAGAGACCTTCAAAGAGCTGTACCTGTAAATTTGTAGTCAGTTTTAAAAAGAGTAGGGCATTTACCCCTGGGGTTTTCAATCTGACACAGTTGTTTGTAAATAAATGCTTATAATCTAATGTGGCTTGTTCTTTTGCAGCCCTCTGTGAGGAAAACACATTGTAACGGTAGAAAACACAAAGAGAATGTGAGAATATACTATCAGAAATGGATGGAGGAGCAGGCACAGAGTCTCATTGATAAAACAAGTAAGTCTTGTTTGTGTAGTGCACTACACAATTATTCCTATCATTGCATTATAAATGGTTTGGCATGGTGCTTTGtgatgtaaaaaaaatcaacccGGTTTTTGGATGTTTGTTAAttcaaaaattgatataaaagtttgatataaaattgatcgattgagcccatatttattgaaatcgagctatgagttttaaaatattgggcgagacgtagtcgagtccaatattttaaaactcataccgagaccaataaatagtgggcgtaaagcatccaattttatcattattattttttggatccaatattttcatacactttgattcatcaaaacataataattacaaaaattgGACTCCTGTACAACTTAAAAATTGGTTTATTAACACTTTGGTGCATAACTCGGCAACCACAGGTCGTTCACACActaaatatatatttgtaatcCATATGAcaagcagcggcgtagctgggattttttccaggaggggcaagactgtatggggcgggggcccaaatccaccaaatttccacttggggggggcaggggcccaaatagacaatttttgccaggcttattgataataatcgtatggtattgcatatcgtatggattccccatctctctgccccacctctccctctctccccctctctctcctctctttttcctcttttttccttgcactagggggcgggggcccaaataggcaatttttgccccgggcagctacgccactgatggcaAGGCGAATAATTTGATAATGCTTCTGAGTGAAATCAGAGCATGtttatttttgacccctgtataacgcCATGGGTTTATTTCAGGGGTCATTTACAATCAAGTGATGTGTGGTATCCACAATTTTGGATTCAACAGGTCCAAATTAGGTAAAGTAGCTAGGATACCAACTTTTACTAACAAATGCCTTTTGAAGTTTGATTTATTGAAATCTTGTCTAGTCTAAACAGCATTCACTTGATGTTACATTTGAGCCTCCTCCCTACTGacctcgaaaaagtggggaatttgtgAACAACTGTATTCCTAAGAAACTGGATGTGTGACATCGCCACCACATGGTTTCTCCTACGCCTATTATTatgtttgcattttatttttcattgcaGCTGAGGCATATCAACAGGGCAAAATTCCACACAATCCATTCCCAGGTGCAAAGCCAGGTCAAGAGGGACCACCAGGAGTTGGGCCCCCACAGCGAACCATGGTACCACCACCAGCAAATTACGGTCCTGCTGGTGGTCCACCAAGGCCAATGGGACCTGGAGGCCCAGGTTTACCACCACCTCTAATGGGCCCACCACCACCAGGAATGATGATGGGGCCACCAGGGCCAAGAGGGCCTAGTAAGTTCTGATTTATTTACCTCATTAAAAAAACACCAACAGCAATGAAACAAAACAGTGATGCgactaaaaaaaaaaccttgttctaCGGTCCTGACATATCCAGATTTTGCGACTTTAACAAATTTGAGCTGTATGCAATTAAAAACAGCCATcggccgtagaacagggtttttttctcaTAATGATGAGAATCTAGCCATGTATGACTTCTTGCACTCTTCTGCATTTTATACGTTCTCCAGACACAATCAGTCATTCAATTTTGTGGTTCAAATCAGGTGCTTGAAATTTGGTACTCTGTAAAACTAGTATAGTATTTAATGTCAAAATATGCCCCCACCTCCAAAAATGTCACCTGTACGTTTGATAACCCTAATTTTTGGCATTTGCCTAAACTGTAAGTTCATGTTGTACTGGGCATATTTTGTCGGTCTGAGTGTTGTCATAACTTGGCTATTCCAGGCATGTTCCCCAACCTCCCTCTGACACTGGAGTGAATGATTGCTGGTGTGGGGAATGTTAACAGAATTTGAAACAGCAGCCACATCTTTTCATAAAAATTCCAACATTTGACATATTGTTCAGtttgatattttctaaatttcTGGTTGAGAAAATGTTTTCACTTGTGTCAACCCGAGCAAAAGCCTGTTAGCTTGGTTGTCTGACCGACAGAATAGAGCAATTTTCTAAACTAAAATTTAATTTTGACTTATGCTGTAGAGTGTCCAAACAACCTGGAAGTACTGTATACGTGTCTTGTTAAGTTGTTGATATGCATAATAATGAAAGCGGTTCAATTTACGGAACATACAGAATTTATATTCTTTCATTTAAATATGTGGTATTACAAATGGGTATCATTCGTGTGTGCATAGGCATGTTAGAGGGATATCATATTGATGAGGTAAAGGAGTTATTTCATTGAGAAGTAAAGTGGAAGTTTGAATATAAAGGGTCCACAATTTCTCCCTAAgactttttagaataaatcaacagcaggttttgtttaaaataaaaaaattaaaaaggtaaTTTGTAGCACATTATGTTTGACACCATTGGTCCAAATTTATAATGTCACACATCCTTGTGTTCTGTCACAGTGGCTCAGTATGTAAGAAAATGTGCAGTTTTAAAAGATGCACTTTGATCCTTTCAACTCTCAGTAGGCTTGAACTACTGTAGGTTACATTCTGCATACATTGTGCGAGTGGAATGGATAAAAATGCAAGTTTCAAAACTGCATCACTTAGTATGTAATGTGCCATTGTGAACGCATTGATGTGTGTTTTTTTAATCTTGTACAAaactttttgatttatttaaacaAGTCCTGTGGGGGAATTATGTGAGGACCTATTAGTTTTAATTcctcaaatatcaatcaatcaaagtgttaataccaatctctttgtgtttatttgtgtAGTGCTGAGACCAATGGGCCCTCCTATGATGATGCCTCCTATGGGACCTGGTGGACCGTTATTACAAAGACCTCCAACAGTACAAAATGGACCTGCAAAGAAATGAGGAGTTGGAGAACAATGACAATCATGATGGACAAGATTTTTAGCAAACTTTGTTGTATAAACTTTTTTAATTGCCAGCttttaaaaacaagcaaacattTGGCCATGCTCTGCATGATGTAGAACATCAGTAATGAAGTGCAGGTCTACAGAAGTGGAATGCGGAATTTCCTTGAGTTTAAATATTGTGAGCCAGCTTTGGAAATCAAGCATAGGCCTGAATTTGGCTGTTTAAGAAGACACCTTACTTGGAAGGAACAAAATGCAAAGTTTTCATGTGTATAAATATTTTTTACTTGTGTTGTCTCTTGAAAATTGGGTTCTCAAACCATGCTCTACAAGGACCATCTAAGGAACCTGTTAGCTCATTTTAATGAGTTAATGTTATCATTGGTGTAAACTTGGAAAAGTTAGGGTACAGCTACAaataaattgacaagaattaaatttttaaagcattttgtagAAAAGTTAAAAATGAGAGGCACAGAGCATTAAGCTATTTCATTGGTCTGGTATTGTGTTGCAAATtgttaataattaaaaattaataccCCTTCAGGGGCGGCCAACCATTTTagacagttgcatagtgttactAAAAAACTTCTTTTTTATTGTGTATTCATGATAATAGTCTTGTAAAAAAGGCTCTGCGGACCACATTAGATGTCATTTCGGGCTGCAGGCAGGCCACCCCTGCTATAAATATTATGTCAATTGTTCATATCATCACACAAGGTAACAAATCATAAAATTGATGGAGCCTGCGAAAAAAACTAGTTTCGTAAGGTAGGGCAGGGTTTAAAATGTTACATGTCTTGTATACTCCTGAAAATATAAATGGTAAAATGTGTCTCGTTTGTATCAGAGGGAGGGAGTGGTGGATAACTTTGTAATGAAATTAGTAATTATGTTTCTAGAGCTTCacggttttgtttttgttttgttttttcctaACAGAAATCCCCAATAAAGAAGTAAAATTTCAATAATTGTCATTGCATTAGTATTATTGTCACATGTGAAAGAAGTTTattttataattgaatacctgagtggaagaagggcccaactccaattttttacaaaaatgagttagactcagcattatattgccagcagactgttcttccatgTAAAAgcgaaagatgagccaaaatccactctccaaatagtcttccacgtacacttaatcatggttttcaagGAAGAAAGgctcaactccatggagttgggcccttcttccacaaatattgggtgaaagaggaattttgttcatccatggaaatctgcttttcactacaataaactttcttgctagcaTATTCAtgtataattatcaaatttctgtagctatttataacacatctgcttacagaACTGTATCTTGTACCttgtatattagtggaagaagggcccaactccaactcgtattaagacctgtaccgttgccatggaaacatcatatataatttcgaatgtatgtaatattgtatgttcatgtattgaaggtcccctgaagatgaaaacattctgtctataaaacttttccaaatattaagttttttcttaatatctcaaaaacagttttgatggagttgggcccttcttccactcaggtattcaattgaaaacGGAATtagaaagactagtttgcatatgacgCCCTGTCAATCAGACCAAATATGCTGTACTGGATGGGCAGGTCAGCAGCCATTCGCAcctgcctttgccctgacgtcagacacaaactagtcttttcaattcctTCTTCGTAGGGTTGGTTTGGATTTCACTTGATAGTGGAATGATTAATGACctggggatgaaatcaaaactcgaccgccggttctgCCTGGTTACCAttatttagaacaatagcaaccgggcggaaccggcggtcaactgcCGGCCGAGTTTTGATTTTGTCCCCTAGCCTGCTAGCTGTATTAAAAACATATTGAGGTACCGTATTCGACTAACTTGGAACCCCCGGCGATAAAATGTAGTCGAAAACCTCCCTTATCCAGACCTATTAAAATATGGTTCTTGTTATTTTCATGCTTTGAAGCATTGTTGTCAATCACATGTTCTACTCAAATACATTTACCATCTTTCTCACCTTTTATTACTCCATATGAAGGACTCTTCTGTTGACCCAAGTTTTGAAATTCAATGCGGAATTCCAAATAATTCACTAATACAGATTTTTACctggccaatgcttggtcccaccATGGCAGGATAAGAGGTTTGACTGCAAGTGGTTTTAAGAGGGCACTgattatttattgtaatatgaaaGTGAAACGGGACATTTGCCATGCAAAATATTTGATTGGGAGCTAGCGGCACTGGCTTTGCATCCCTCTGGGACTAAACCAAACGAACTTTTTTAGGTTCCCTAGATGGTCCAAAATCCCCAAAACAAATTCAAGATATTCCCAAAACTGAAGTGGCCTTGGGTGCATAGGGGTCAATCAAGGGTCAACACAGGATTTAAAAAGTTTTGACTCAATATCATGCTGAAAAGTACACTGAGAGAGGGGTGTTCCTAAACAATTGCAAGTTGGAAAAGTCTTGTGGAGTGCTAATAATGTTGAATATGGAAGTAGTTAACCAGTGTAGGGCTCAGGTCCATGCTACC
The window above is part of the Amphiura filiformis unplaced genomic scaffold, Afil_fr2py scaffold_68, whole genome shotgun sequence genome. Proteins encoded here:
- the LOC140144638 gene encoding U1 small nuclear ribonucleoprotein C-like; this encodes MKYYCDYCDTYLTHDSPSVRKTHCNGRKHKENVRIYYQKWMEEQAQSLIDKTTEAYQQGKIPHNPFPGAKPGQEGPPGVGPPQRTMVPPPANYGPAGGPPRPMGPGGPGLPPPLMGPPPPGMMMGPPGPRGPMLRPMGPPMMMPPMGPGGPLLQRPPTVQNGPAKK